The DNA segment tcttttcttttttaattccttaaGCTGGTATGATCATATTCTTGTTGTCCTCCAACAATGTTTTAGGAGTTCACATCGCACCACAAGCAACTCTTTTATCTTGATTATTACACTAGTTGTAGTATTTATGATATTAAGACAGTGTAGCAAtataaggagagagggagaaggagaaggagggggaggaggaagaagaggaggaggaagaagaaggaggaggaggggaggaggaggaagaggaggaaggagaaggaggaggaggaggggaggaggaagaggaggaggaggggaggaggaagaggagaagaagaagaagaagaagaagaagaagaagaagaagaagaagaagaagaagaagaagaagaagaagaagaagaagaagcaccaccaccaccaccatatgGTTAGTTGCTAGGGATTCTTCTGTTCAGTCCATGCCTGGCACAGCAGGTCATAGGTTCAGATGCTCCTCCAGCTACTTTTACTGTAAGGCTCTGCTCATATCACTTGGCTTCCTATGTTCTTGATGAATATAAAAATTAGCAAAGTACCCCTAGTCCACTGGCTAGTTCACACTGTAAAGTAACTGAGTGACACTTTCACTCACATGCTTGTCTTCTGTGACCTTGGTTAACAGAAAGCCAATGCCAAGAGGCTAATTGAGActtgatgggggaaaaaaaaccaactaaGGATGCTCCTGTAAATCTTGAGCCCCACAGCCAGCATGAGATGCTAGCCCAGATACTGCTTTCAAGACACCCAATCCAAGGAGTTGGTCTAAAGGACATCCTACCATCACTCCCAAAACAGCTACAGATGAGGGAACCCATTAGAAATGCTGGGAGTTAGAGACATGATCAAGGATGGGGTCAGAAGAAAAAGTCAATACAGTAGAGAGCCTCAGAAATGGATTCTGCCCGTGGGCTGCAGGAACTGCCTGGAGCAGAGAATTTCATAAAATTTGCACTCTGTTTTAGGCTCTTTGGGTGACAGAATGAAAGCTGGATTGGATCAGGAAGACTGGAGGCAGAGAACCAATTGCCTTGTCACTGGGAAAAAGAAGTGGACTGAGCAAAGGGTTCAGCCGCCGCTAGTAGGGTGACTCATTCCCAAAACACATCTCTGTGGCTCCAGGCCTTAACAATGCACCTTCATTCATTAACTTGTGGTATTAAAAAGGAGCCACCACCTGTTTGGGAGGCGAGCGTGTTCTTGTTTGACTTCCTGTGTTATCTACAATAGTTTCAGAAAGCCGTCCTCCCTCCATACAGCAAGTAGAGGTGTTTAACGGCTCTTGAGGCAAAGCAGAGTTTATGAACGCCTTCTGAGTGCACAGATTCAGTACTAAGCCCAAACACAATATTCCTGACCATGCCTGAGAACTGCTCGACACTGTCGAAAATGACACCATCAGCACAAATATCAGCAGCACTGTTGAAAGAGACCTCCATTGTCCCACGGGCCATTGCTCTTAGCAACGCCTCCTTATACTGTCCTCTGTCTTCCCATCTCCTGTACAGAATGGCTATGTCTTGGGGCCGATATCCTTCGTGGAACAGGCTGTGACATTTTTCTGCCACATAGCTGGCTATTTGTCCCGGTGTCAGGTTAGCCTTGATCTCACACACGCCAGGCAGAGCCTGGGCACACATTGCTTCCTCATAGGGAACCTCCTGGAACATTGCCAGAGTGTCTGGAGATCCGTTGGAGGGAGGGTTTTCTTGGATCCTCTTCATTTCATCTTTCATTACCTTAGCAATTTCCACAGCACAGTGGATCTCACTGGTGATCATTTTTCGAGGAAACTGAGCGGAAGGAGCTGGAAGGCCACTAGCACCTGGGTGCCGGGTTTGGAAAGGATCCAGAAAAAGCCAGAGGATCCCGTGGTGAAGGCGTTCCCCGCTTGCTTTTGGATGGGTGGTGCTTTTAGCCTTCTCGTACCAGTCACCATGTCTACTGCAGAAATTCTCCGTCTCATCCAGCACTATGTGTTTAACCTTTGGAAACTCTTCTCTCATGAAGGCCCTCCGGGTCACGGCTCGGCAGGTGACCTGTTGCCTATAACCAGGAAGGAGAAAACAAGGTGTCAGGCATAGAAACAAAGATAACGGGAGCTTTTCTTATTCGGAATCAGAAATAGAGCCTAATTCTCCTTTGCAGACCAATTCACTAACAGAGGAAGTACAACCAAACCACCCTGCTTCCAAGGTGCCTGACAGAACGCGAAGTTTAGAGATCGTTTGGTTAAATAAATCTTCATGTGAAATTTTACTACAAAGTAGACAGACAGTCTAGTGGTTTGTGCCTACAGTCCCATCCTCACTCAGGAGGCTGGAGAtcctgagtccaaggccagccggGACTACATAATGACTGTAGGTCAATCTGGTCTATGTAACAATACTtgatctcaaacaaacaaaaaaagttagGAAATCTTCTTGTTTCTACCAGTCCAATTGTGCGGCTTGGCAGCTAAAGGAAACCTCAAAAGTCACTCATGTATGTTCCTACTTCTTTAAGCTGCCCTTCTGGAATTGGAGAAACCACCTCCTCCTCTGGGCATCTCATAATCTATACTTGCAGAAAAGGTGTGTGTCAATTCAAATTCTGTCTAAAGTAAGTTTTGTTTCTTCACCTGTCACACAGGATCAGAAAGACCTTTGAGTTTTGGTAAGGCAAGCATCGATCGCTGACTTCCTTCAAGGAACCTGAAAGGGGAGAAAGCACCACACGGCTCACCCTCTCTCGGGCCCATCTCCCTCCATGGCACACTGTCGTGTACATGTGCGCTACACAACTCTGCTTTTCAAGTTTAGTGGCTTCTTGCCTTCTCTAAGTTTGATTCAATTAATGGCACATTCACGCAGGTTTCGTGATACAGGTCCCGGCTTTTCTCTCTGTGCTTGACTCTTAACTGCATTCCTTCCCTTCTAGCACAGCCTGGTGTCTCTGGAGGGACGGCCCTGAATTTTGGCTGTCTCTATCCCTTCCTCACAGTAGGAGTTCAATGGCTATTTGTCAATTAGGGTTTTAACTGgtatatttttgaaatttagcCACAGAACTTAGTAATGTGCACGGTCCCTAGCACAGCTTCCTGCAAGATCTAGCATCTGCGTGTGTTCTAACATCTCCAGTATGCCCACACCCTGGCTCCACTCCAGTTAGATCTGCCCCTGTTTTCTGGCCTCCTTCTACCTTTGACCTTGCTGTGACCTTTGCCTAGTGGGCCATCCTCATCTCATTCACTTCTCCTTGTTTTATGTTTGCTTGCGTGATTGCTTTTGATATAGGGTCTcaggtagtccaggctggcctcaaactctcagtcCCCTTGTTctgtctccaaagtgctgggactgCTGGCAGACACACTCTCACACCTAGCTTCCTAATGATTTAGGAGTCAAGTCTCCTTCCCTAGAGAGAAACTGCTGACCAACCTCTGGCTATGTGAGGCAGGCCTTTATCCCAATCATACAGCACTGCATTGTTTATTTTaaggtttttgttggttttgttcccTGACATTATATTTAACACCATCTAACATAAACACTGCCCAATAagattttctttgaatagttataACCAAAGCAAAAACGTGAATTTGTCTTCCTTGGTAAATTGTACAATGTCCAACTTACTACACTGAAAGCTAGAGATATCAGTCATAATTGCACTCATATCTTTCTATGTGCAAAACAACTTAAATGTTTTTCACTGGATTTTTTATATATCTGGTGATATTTTACAAACTAAATCAAATTGAAATTGAAATAATTCCTGCTATATATAGTGACTAACTGTACAACCAAAAACACTAATTATCCAGGAAAAGGTTACTTAAAGTGAGACAAGTTCATTTCTACTTTCCTTAGATCTAAGGCTCAGGCTGTGGGAAAACGGTTCTAATTCTATATAGAGCTGCAGCTGGGCCTGGAAGTATATCCCTATAATTTCAATACTCaggaagccgaggcaggaggattgagtttAACACCATCCTGAGCTGAGGAGaaagactatctcaaaaacaaaaaatgtcatGTTTGGGACTGAACACGATAGATTCTCTATTCTAGACCTCAATCACATCTGTGGTTAACTGAAGACTGTGTGAACTTCCACAGTGAAAACGAATTGCAAAACCTTACACTCAAAACACAAATTACTTTTGTGACTCAactgaaagacttttttttttttttgtaaagtttAGATGGTAAAATTCTCACATCACAAAATCCCTCAGGGAGTCATTTTCACAAACATAGAGGATCTCTTTGGGTTTGCAGTGGAACATATCCTTAATTTTCTCCACCATCTTTATGGCAAGGGCTGTCTTCCTGGTTCCTGGAAGGCAGTGGATGAACAGTTCCCGGGTTTCCCGGAGGTTCCTGGACAGTGCTCTGGCTTCCTCTTCTATGCACAGCTTGAAGAACTCGCAGCCCAACTGGTCACTCAGCACCGATCTGGAGCACAGTGAGACCAGCACTAAGCTCTGGAGCAAATCCTCCACTTCAGCGCTACTGGACAGCTTGTAGGCTCGGGGGTACACAGGGGACGGATCAGGCCTGGACCCTCTGCCAGGCAGACATATCACCCTTGGAATGACACACACTTTGCCTCTGTAGCCTCCGAGGGTTTGTAGCCGCCTCTTTAACTGAAGGGCAGTGTTCTGAGTATAGTCAGATCCTCCAAGCCAACTGGGGTCTGTTAAGACTGTATAGAGTACCAGAGGGCTGCCGACTGCTACGAGGAGAGCATCACACAGGACCTTCTCTTCTCTCGTTAAACCAATATCGCCAGCCCAGCTTCTGGAAAATATCACAATCCCATGAGAAcaagggtgtgtctgtgtcttcagTAAGTCCTCCAGTCCTTCATGGTCTGAGAACAGCTTCTTGCAGAGGCATTCTGGATGAAATTGTAGGTTTTCCTGTGTCACTGAAAATTGAAGAAATAGAAGTCATCAAAACTTTAAAAAGCACAGGGCTACTCTTGTGGTCTGGTAGGAAAGGATGGCTCTAGCTTCCGAACCATGTTTTTCCTGTTGCAAAGAGAGCACTCCCGAGGCAGCTACTAGAGGTTCTCTAGCCTGACAACTAGCTCTAAGGGAAGTTGTCAGGGAGAGGTCTACAGAGAACAGGCTCCTGGAGCCCTTTTCTGGTCCCAGATATCCACAACCTGCTGGGaagatgctctttttttttttcctaaaggcCTTCTGTGAGGCTTATGCTTTGGGGGAATATTCTTTTAGAATAGCAATTCTTAACCAAAAGTCTGAAGACATTttattatgtgcatgcatgcgtgcgcatgtctgtctgtctgtctgtctgtctgtctgtctgtctgtctgtgttcagtatatgtagaggtcagaggacaacttccaaaagtaggttctctcctttcactatgTAGGGCccagagattaaactcaggttatACAACCAGCCATCTCACCAACCAAGACAATGACTGGAGacctttttttaagatttattttatttatatgagtacacagaagagggtatcagattccattacagatggttgtgagccaccaggtggttgctgggaattgaactcaggacctctggaagagcagtcagtgctcttaaccactgagccatctctccagcccgtctggAGATCTTTTTGATTTTTACAACTACAAGGTGGCTACTGGCATCTGATGAGTAGAAGCCAGGGATACAGCCAGGCAGTGTATAATTGGCAAAGCTCTCCTTCTGTGATGTGATTCCAACGTTAGTCGTGCTGAAACTGAAGAAAATTTGCTTTAGCCTGTGTATGTGTAACCCTCGGCTCCCTCCGTATTAAAGGGCATGGCACAGCCCTCATATGCCAGAGGCCCAAGGAACGTCAGCACCTTACCTTTTGAAGAATAAAAGGCATGGGTGGTTAGAATTCAATGCATTTGGAACTGTAATAAAGATTGAGGACTAGGAtttaagactctctctctctctctctctctctctctctctctctctctgtgtgtgtgtgtgtgtgtgtgtgtgtgtgtgcgcgcgcgcgcatgtgcgcaCTTGTAGGACCATTATGTCTGCTAAGTCTTACATTCTCTAAGAAACAAGATTTGGATGATTACAGGCTGCTCTTCATTCCTCCCAGCTTCATCATTGTTTCCAATGCTCAGCATCGTACTCAGGACCTGGtccatgctctaccactgaactacgcTCTATTTCATAAAATGGTCTCCTCAGCTGAAACGAAGAGGGAGATCCTGGGCTGGGtgacacagtgagatcctgtcttaaaaaataaaaaacaagcaaaaccccaAACAGAGATGCGTGTACCTGGAAAGAAACGGCGCTGCAGGGTCTCCTTATGTTCCAGGACTTTAGTGAGATACGCTGGCCTTCCCGGTGCAGACAAAGCTGGTGACATCGGGTGAGCACTGTCAGCGGTTGTGGGAAAGCCGGAGGGATCTAAACAAGCATACAGAAAGTGGGAAAACACAAAAGTGGAAGAACTCTGCGATCGCTCTTTCTACAGGCGACAGGTGTGTAGTCCTGCACCACCACACATGGCTGTGCGTGGCAGGAAAGGACGCCTCGAATTGCTCTGTGGGCTCAAGTATTTTACCTTCCTGGGTAATTCGTTTCAAACAAGTGTCACTTCTCCTATCTCTCATGAGGTGATGATCCCTGAGTTTACTTTGAACCCTAAATGTATGTTGGATGCCGGGTTACCTGTAAGAAATAAGGGAAGGGCGGGGTgttgttggcacatgcctttaatcccggggaggcagaggcagcaccTACAGGAGGGATGGAGAAGAGGAGAATGCCTTGGGGGCTGTAAGCAGCCCTGTGGCCAAAGAGGGCAGCCCAGGCTGTAAGGATGGCTACAGGTGACTGTAGTCTCCATTCAAGGTAAGATGGAATTGAAAGGGGGTGGATCttgctgggaaaacagaggaaaTAGATCAAACAAATTTAGGACGAGCCAAAGGATGATGCATGAAGTCTGTAATGACTGATGTCATTGGGAGCATCTGATCCTGCAGGCAAGTCGGTGAGCTTATTGTGAGTATTATCGGCTGACTGACTAGACATCACCAAGGCTGACTCCAAACAAGATGTAAAACCACCAGCGGCTCTCTTCCCTTGGAGTGGTCCCCTACCCCAGAGTATCTGCTTTTGCCTCATTCCCTGTGTTGTGAGGCCTCAGGGCTGACAGTTTAAAATATTTGCTCCTAGATTTACTGAAATGGTCTAgatttgtcacacacacacacacacacacacacacacacacacacacacacacacacgcatacacagttTCCCTGGAAACACATGGTTTAGTGTCATATTTAAATGGTGTTCTCTCAAGACCGTTTTTCCAGTGAAACTATTCTATGTAGACAAGAAAAATCAACCAAATTTTGTCAACAGGGCTTtaatagcttaaaaaaaaaaggaactcacTAACTCCTGGCTAATGATATATGATATGCCCCCAAAAGACtaaaatccattttttttaagttcaaaaaGATCAGATTCATAGTCTTTGGAACTAAGCATATGAGAAAAAGAACGCAGCAGTGGGAGAGTATttataaacaaaaacacattttaggtttttttttttgttgttgttgttgttgttcttataaaATAAACTGCGTGACGGAATACcctggaaaggaaagaagagggttGCTGCCCTCGACCTCAGCAATGCTTCCCCTCTCCTTTTACCTGACTGAATAGCCAGCATCATCTCCACCCATTGTTGAGCCTTCAGCCTCGTAACAATATTGTTCTCCATGATCCaggaatctgggtcctctgcaaacacGACACAACAGAAGGGCTCTACTTGAACCACACAGACAAAACCATACAGGGCCTCTCTTTGGTAAACTTTCAAAATTTTGGTTGTGAAATTCACCCTGGGCTTCTCACGACAGAAGTGGTATGTGGGTAGCTTTTCTATGCAGtttttgatttctgtttttagTGAGTCAGGGTTCACTTTTTCTTTCATACATCCAAACACTTCTTTGCTCTTATCATCGACCCCAATAATTATGTATCCCCCCTGAGTGTTGGCAAATGCAGAAACATAATGAGCCAGTGTCTCTTTGATCCGAGGGACAATCTTTTTGGTGGTAAACCTTTTAAACTCAACATGTGTTGACTCCGTGAAGCTAAGCTTCTCCTTATAATTgagtttatcttttttaaaaaattccaaggCACACATCTTAATATCTTCTTCTTCCTGAATGGTTCTGTTGAGGATGTGGTCTTGAGAATGTAACTTAGGGATACCTCTTTGGGCTCTAGACTCTTTCTCCCGAAGAAGCTCTAGGGCACTGCTGGCACACAAGTTGATGGCGGAGGTCACATCTCTCTGATATATATTGGAGCGTAAGCTGCAAATCTTCAGTGGAAGGCTGGAGGCATCTGGGCTCCATGACTTCACAAAAATCAGGAAGTCGTGGTCCTGTTGCATGTAGTCCAGGTGCTTCTGTGAACCCGATGGGAGGAGCTTTTGAAAGGAAGTTTCCAAATCCTGCCCCAGCCCATGGCATCGGTAACTGTAGCCTTTGTCATCGATCTTGGCTTTGATCACACCTCCCCCAGAATTCAGCAATGCACATACAGCCTGGACAATACTCGAGTTCTCGTGCCTTTTCAAACAACTGTTGGTCATctccttcctgttctcttctcCCAACGTCACTTTGCCCAGATTCACGGTGATCTCTGCATAGGGCATTTTCTGCACTGACAACGATAACAGAAAGACGTCCCTAGAATTAACTAGGACAGAGATGTTTTGGTATT comes from the Rattus norvegicus strain BN/NHsdMcwi chromosome 10, GRCr8, whole genome shotgun sequence genome and includes:
- the Slfn14 gene encoding protein SLFN14 isoform X1 — translated: MPYAEITVNLGKVTLGEENRKEMTNSCLKRHENSSIVQAVCALLNSGGGVIKAKIDDKGYSYRCHGLGQDLETSFQKLLPSGSQKHLDYMQQDHDFLIFVKSWSPDASSLPLKICSLRSNIYQRDVTSAINLCASSALELLREKESRAQRGIPKLHSQDHILNRTIQEEEDIKMCALEFFKKDKLNYKEKLSFTESTHVEFKRFTTKKIVPRIKETLAHYVSAFANTQGGYIIIGVDDKSKEVFGCMKEKVNPDSLKTEIKNCIEKLPTYHFCREKPRVNFTTKILKVYQREALYGFVCVVQVEPFCCVVFAEDPDSWIMENNIVTRLKAQQWVEMMLAIQSDPSGFPTTADSAHPMSPALSAPGRPAYLTKVLEHKETLQRRFFPVTQENLQFHPECLCKKLFSDHEGLEDLLKTQTHPCSHGIVIFSRSWAGDIGLTREEKVLCDALLVAVGSPLVLYTVLTDPSWLGGSDYTQNTALQLKRRLQTLGGYRGKVCVIPRVICLPGRGSRPDPSPVYPRAYKLSSSAEVEDLLQSLVLVSLCSRSVLSDQLGCEFFKLCIEEEARALSRNLRETRELFIHCLPGTRKTALAIKMVEKIKDMFHCKPKEILYVCENDSLRDFVMQQVTCRAVTRRAFMREEFPKVKHIVLDETENFCSRHGDWYEKAKSTTHPKASGERLHHGILWLFLDPFQTRHPGASGLPAPSAQFPRKMITSEIHCAVEIAKVMKDEMKRIQENPPSNGSPDTLAMFQEVPYEEAMCAQALPGVCEIKANLTPGQIASYVAEKCHSLFHEGYRPQDIAILYRRWEDRGQYKEALLRAMARGTMEVSFNSAADICADGVIFDSVEQFSGMVRNIVFGLSTESVHSEGVHKLCFASRAVKHLYLLYGGRTAF
- the Slfn14 gene encoding protein SLFN14 isoform X2 — protein: MPYAEITVNLGKVTLGEENRKEMTNSCLKRHENSSIVQAVCALLNSGGGVIKAKIDDKGYSYRCHGLGQDLETSFQKLLPSGSQKHLDYMQQDHDFLIFVKSWSPDASSLPLKICSLRSNIYQRDVTSAINLCASSALELLREKESRAQREDPDSWIMENNIVTRLKAQQWVEMMLAIQSDPSGFPTTADSAHPMSPALSAPGRPAYLTKVLEHKETLQRRFFPVTQENLQFHPECLCKKLFSDHEGLEDLLKTQTHPCSHGIVIFSRSWAGDIGLTREEKVLCDALLVAVGSPLVLYTVLTDPSWLGGSDYTQNTALQLKRRLQTLGGYRGKVCVIPRVICLPGRGSRPDPSPVYPRAYKLSSSAEVEDLLQSLVLVSLCSRSVLSDQLGCEFFKLCIEEEARALSRNLRETRELFIHCLPGTRKTALAIKMVEKIKDMFHCKPKEILYVCENDSLRDFVMQQVTCRAVTRRAFMREEFPKVKHIVLDETENFCSRHGDWYEKAKSTTHPKASGERLHHGILWLFLDPFQTRHPGASGLPAPSAQFPRKMITSEIHCAVEIAKVMKDEMKRIQENPPSNGSPDTLAMFQEVPYEEAMCAQALPGVCEIKANLTPGQIASYVAEKCHSLFHEGYRPQDIAILYRRWEDRGQYKEALLRAMARGTMEVSFNSAADICADGVIFDSVEQFSGMVRNIVFGLSTESVHSEGVHKLCFASRAVKHLYLLYGGRTAF
- the Slfn14 gene encoding protein SLFN14 isoform X3, translating into MSPALSAPGRPAYLTKVLEHKETLQRRFFPVTQENLQFHPECLCKKLFSDHEGLEDLLKTQTHPCSHGIVIFSRSWAGDIGLTREEKVLCDALLVAVGSPLVLYTVLTDPSWLGGSDYTQNTALQLKRRLQTLGGYRGKVCVIPRVICLPGRGSRPDPSPVYPRAYKLSSSAEVEDLLQSLVLVSLCSRSVLSDQLGCEFFKLCIEEEARALSRNLRETRELFIHCLPGTRKTALAIKMVEKIKDMFHCKPKEILYVCENDSLRDFVMQQVTCRAVTRRAFMREEFPKVKHIVLDETENFCSRHGDWYEKAKSTTHPKASGERLHHGILWLFLDPFQTRHPGASGLPAPSAQFPRKMITSEIHCAVEIAKVMKDEMKRIQENPPSNGSPDTLAMFQEVPYEEAMCAQALPGVCEIKANLTPGQIASYVAEKCHSLFHEGYRPQDIAILYRRWEDRGQYKEALLRAMARGTMEVSFNSAADICADGVIFDSVEQFSGMVRNIVFGLSTESVHSEGVHKLCFASRAVKHLYLLYGGRTAF